ACGAGGAAGACTGACGGCGGACTGCGGAGGAATCCAGCTCAGCGTCCATCTGTGCCCCGGGTGCGGTGAAGGGCCTTTCGCCTCGGGGGAATCTTCTGTGCGCTCTCCTGCGGACCTGTCGAGCGGCGTGTAGAAGCAGTGCGGGCGGGGCCGTCGCCACTCGACCAGCCCAGGCGGTTCCGGGCCGCTCTCCAAAGCCCGGGCCAGCCGCAGGGCGAGGCCAGCATCACCCTCTTTCCCGACAACAACGGGATGTTTCTCGAAGCGGCCTGACCCCGAACACGCTGACGGGGCGGCGCACGGAAAGAGCGTCGGCCTTTTCCGGCGCCGACGCTCTTCTGCCCTCGCGGACCCGTTACTTCGCCAACTGCGTCTTGAGCGTGTCGAACGCCTCGGGACGCTTCAGAACACGCCAGTTCAGCACGCTCGGGCCGCTGAACTCCGCCACGCGCCCCGCCGAGCAGTCGTAGCGGGCGTTGGCCTTCCGCATGACCGGCCAGATGACCGCCACGGCGCGCCCCGCCACGTCGCGCTTCAGGACTGGCCCGAAGAGGCGTGAATCCTCGCTGCCGCCCGCCGTGCGGTTGTCTCCCATCACGAAGTAGTGTCCGGCAGGCACGGTGATCTCGGGCTGGTCGGGCATGATCCCGGCGGCGCTGGACGTGGCGCCGTTTGCCAGGTCGCTCTGGGTGTCCCAGCAGCCCTGCTCGCGCCAGTAGTCGGTCGTCCAGCTCGAATCCAGTTTCTGCCCGTTCACGTAGACCTCGCCGCCCTCGATCCGGATGCGGTCACCGGGCAGGCCGATCAGGCGCTTGATCAGAAAGGGCCGGTACGACCACAGCCCGAACGCGCTCTTGGTCAGGTTCGGCACCTGCGCCGCCGCCTCGCGCGGGGGCTTGAAGATCAGGATGTCGCCCCGGTGAAAGTCCCCGACGCCCGCCTTGTGCAGCCACGTCTCGTATTTCGGCACGAACACGCGCTCGTGGTCGCGCAGGTTCGGCATCATGCTCACGCCGTCCACGCCCACGAGCGTCGCCACGAACTGCGTGATCACCACCGCGAACACGATGGGTTCCAGCACTTCCTTCCACAGCTTCCCGAGCGGTCCGGGCGCGGGTTTGTTCAGTCTTGTCATGCGGCTCCTTGTCCGCCGCGCAGGATAGCGGACGGCGGCTGGGGGTGCGCGGTGCTCCCAGGGGGGTGTTTCAGCGGGCACTGGTTGTCATGGGGCCACTGGGGGTATCACCTCGCCCGGCACCTGGGGTACCGTGAGGGCGCAATGCCGCTGGCAGGTGAGGTGGTGGGGGAGGGGGTGCGGCTGGTGCGTCCCCTCGGTCGTGGGTCGCACAGCCTGGTGTATTTCGCGGTCGGCCCGGACGGGCAGCCCTGCGCCGTGAAGATCTTCGATCCGCATTTTGCCGCCCATGCCGCACGCGAGTACCGCAACGGCGCGCGCCTCGACCACCCCCGGCTGGTCCGGGTCCTGGCTCCGGTGCGCATCGGGGACCGCCCCGCGCTGATCGTGACGCTCGCGCGCGGGGCGGTGCTGTTCGAGCGGTATTCCCGCCGCCCGGCCCTGACCCATGACCGCCGCGCCTTCCTGCTCACGCTGGCGCACCTGCTGGACGGGCTGGGCTACCTGCACGCGCAGGGGCTGGTCCACCGTGACGTGAAGCCCGAGAACATCCTGGTCGAACCGGGCGGCAGCGCGAAGCTGGTGGACTTCGACCTGTCCGGCCCGGCCCGCGAGGTCTTCGCGGGTCCCACCCGGATGGGCACCGCCGCCTTCCAGAGTCCCGAGGCGGCGCGCGGGGAAGCCCTCGGCCCCGAGAGTGACCTCTACAGCGTCGGTGTGCTGCTGGGCTGGGGGCTGCACGGTGCCCTCTCCGGCCCGGAGGTGCCGCCGCCCCCGCTGGCTGACCCGCTGGACCCGCTGCTCGTCGCCCTGACTGAACCCGACCGCACCCGGCGGCTGAAGAGCGCGGTGCAGGCGCGGGAGATGCTGCTGAAGCTGGCGGGGTTGCCGTACTGAGCGTTGAGGGACTGGGGGAGGGCCGCCCAGACCCCCTCTCTGGAAAGACTGAGAATACAGACTTGTAAATCTCGGGAGAAGAGGGCAGGGGTGTGGGGCTCTGGCTGCCCGTGAAGGCTCAGGGCAACCGCGAGGTCCGGTTTTGGAAGTGCTCGGCCCGGTCAACCCCTCAGTCAGCTCTGCTGACAGCTCCCCTCAAGGGGAGCCGGGAACGCGGTTTGCCCGCTAGGAAGCTCAATCTGTGGCCTCCCCTTGAACGCTTGATGTGCCTTACAGGGCTGGCGGGTAGGACAAGCAGAAGTGTTTTTCTCGTCTGGGACGAGGGCGAGCTTCGCCCGTCACCCCCCTCCCCAGCCCTCTCCTGCGGAGCTGTGCCAGTCCCCCGCCAGGGGGGAGAGAGAAAAAAGCCCATCTGAGACAGCGAGTTTCTATTGCACATCAAGCGTCTTGAGGGGAGGTGGCCCGCAGGGCCGGACTCGCAGAGCTGCGGAGCAGAGGGGTTCAACCGGGGCTGTGCTGACTCAGCGCCTTTGCGGTTGCCCTACACTCAAAGCCCACCCCGGCCTCCTTCCTCCCCCTCATCCCTTACGCTGGGCGGGTGACTCGACCCAAGCCCGGCTCTCTGGTGATGGTGGACATTCCCGGCCCAGTGCTCGACGCGGACACGGCGGCGCATCTGCGGCGGCACGGCATCCGCGCCGTGTGCCTGTTCGGGAAGAACGTGCAGGACGCCGGGCAGTTGCGCCAGCTCTGCGAGGACCTGCGGGAGGTGATGGGTGAGGAGGCCCTGATCGCGCTGGACCACGAGGGCGGGGCCATTCTGCGGCCGACCTTCTGGCCGTTCGCGCCCTCCGCGATGTGCCTGGGGGCAGCCGACAACGCGGCGCTGACGGAGGACGTGAACGCGGCCCTCGCGCGGCAACTGCGCTCGGTGGGCGTGAACTGGAACTTCGCGCCCGTGCTGGACGTGAACGTGAACCCGGCGAATCCCGTCATCGGGGAGCGGGCGTACGGGGCGGACGTGGACCGGGTGACTCGGCACGGCACGGCGGCCCTGCTGGGCCATACCCGCGAGCGGGTCGCGGGCTGCGTGAAGCACTTTCCGGGGCACGGTGACACGTACCTGGACAGTCACCATGCCCTGCCGCGCGTGAGCAAGAGCCGCGCCGAACTGGACGCGGTGGAGTTCGTTCCCTTCCGCGCCTGCCTGCCCCTCGCGCCCGGCGTGATGACCGCGCATATCGTGTATGACGCGCTCGACCCCGTGCACCCCGCGACCCTGTCCCGCGCCGTCCTGACGGACCTCCTGCGCCGCGAGTGGGGCTATACGGGCGTGACCGTCACCGACAGCATGGGCATGCAGGCCATCGACGCCAACTACGGCCGGGGCGAGGCGGCGGTCCTGGCCCTGCGCGCCGGGGCCGACCTGGTGATGGCCCTGGGCCGCCGCGAGGCGCAGGACGCCACCCTGGCGGCCATCGCGGACGCCCTGGACGGGGAACTGGACGCCCGGGAGGTGGAGGCCAGCCTCGCCCGGTTGCATGCGTTGGCCGCGGCTTTCCCGGCAGAGGCGGACCCGGCGCTGGACCCCCAGGCCGACGCGCCGCTGCTCGCCCACGCCTGGACCTGCGGCCTGACGACGATAGGCCAGCCGCAGCCCCCCGCCCCCGGCTCCCGGGTCCTGCTCGCCTCGCAGCGCCGGGTGGCCCGCGAGAACGTCAGCGAGGCCAGCGTGGATGCTGCGACGCTCGCCCGCGAACTGGGAGCAGTGTACGACGTGACGCTCCACGCCTACGACGACCCGGCGGACCTCGACTGGCAGGCCCTGCGCGCCTCCGGCCTGCCGCTGATCCTCGCCACGACCACCCGGCACCGCCAGCCCGCCCTGGTGGGGGCGCGGCCTGACCTGCACCTCGCCCTCTATAACCCCTATGCGGCGGTGGACGTGAAGGCGCCCGCCGTCCTCACCTACGGCTTTCGCCCGGAAGCCCGCGCGGCCCTGGTCGCCTGGCTGCGCGGCGAGGTGGGTGCGCCGGGCCGTCTGCCCTTCCTCGCATGAACATTCCCACCCTCCCCGAGATCGCGGCGCTGTGGGCTGCTGCCTGGCCGGGCCGCCTGCCCCATCCGCGCGGCCTCGCGGGCCGTCTGGGCGAGCCGTCCGGCTGGGCGTGGCGGCGGGACGATGCGGGGCGGCTGGTCGCCTTCGCCGTCTTCCGGCCACCGGAAAGTTATCCGCACGGCCACCTGCGCCTGCTGCTCACCCATCCCGACGTGCGGGGCCGGGGCCTGGGCCGTTCAATCGTCGCGGAGGTGCGGGAGCGGCTCGGCCCCGTTCCCCTCGCGCCGGGTGAGGAACGCGGCCACTTCCTGCCCGGCGTGCCCGAAGCCAGCGTGGGCTTCTTTGAACGGGCTGGCTTCACCCGCACGGGCCGCGTGAGCGTGGACATGGTGGCCGACCTCCGCCCGCCGCTCCCCGAAGCGCGGCTGCCCGCCCACCTGCGCCTCACCGACGCCCGCGAGGCAGACGTGCTGCCGGGGGTGCAGAACCTCACGGAGAGCGTCTTCAGCCCCCGCTGGACGCATGACGCGACCGCCGTCGCCACCCGCGCACCCCACCAACTGCTGGCCCTGCAAGACGGTGAGCGCGTTCTCGGTTTCGCCCTGGTCGGCAGCGAGGACGACCCGGCGATCCTGCCCTCGTTCCTGTTCCCGGCGGCCCTGCGCGCCGCCGTCGGCACGGCTGGCCCGGTGGGCGGCCTGGGCCCCATCGGCCTGCATCCCGACCTGCGCGGGAGTGGCCTGGGCCGCGCCTTCATGCTCGCCGCCATGCACCACCTGCGCGGTCAGGGCGTGCAGGCGATGGGCATCGACTGGACCGGCATCGCGCCCTTCTACGAGAAGCTGGGCTTCCGCACCTGGGCGACGTATGTTCACCTGCGCGGCTGAGCCGTCACCGCTCCCACACCCAGTTCCCCGGTGCAGCGGCCACCCCCACCGCCCTCGGCCCGGTGTGCACGTTCAGCACCGGATTCACACCGGTAGCGCCTGCCCAGACAATGGGGTGACGTGCCTGGATCGCGGCCAGCAGCGCGTCGGCATCCTCGCGGACGCTGCCGTAGAGCAGGCCCACCCGCAGCGGCGTGCCCTCGCCATAGCGGCTGGTAACCTGGGTGGCGACGGCCTCGATGCCCCCCTTGTAGCTGCGCGCCCGGCCCACGTTCGTATAGGCGCCCGTCGCCCGGTCCACCGTGATCACCGGCTTGAGGTTCAGCAGGCCCCCCAGCGTGGCCTGCACCCGCCCGATCCGTCCGCCCCGGCGCAGGTACTCCAGCGTCTCGATGGTGAAGTACAGTTCCGTCTCCCCGGCGGTCCGGCGCACCCAGTCCAGCGCCGTCTCCAGCGTCTCGCCGCGCTGTGATGCCGTCGCCGCCGCGTGAACCTGAAACGCCTGGGCCGCGCTCAGCGTGCGTGTATCGACAACGGTGACCGGAAGCTCCGGCACCACCGCCCGCGCCTGTTCCGCCGCGTTGATGCTCCCCGACAGCCCGCCGCTGATCGTCAGCGCCAGCACGGGCAGAAGGCCTCCGCTGGCCCGCCGCTCCGCCTCCGCCCAGTCCTGGGGAGTGGGCTGGCTGGAGGTCGGATGGACCGGGTGGGTCTGCAACTCGCGGTACAGCCCCTCGCGCGTGATCTCGTCCATCCGGTACGTCCTGGAGCCGAAATTCAGGCTGAAGGGCGCGACCGGCACGGCGTTGTTCAGGCCCGCGAAGGCGTCCAGCCCGCCATCCGTCGCCACCCCGAAGAGGGGCGTCACTTGATCTCCGTGCCGTTCATCTGCTCCACCAGCTTCAGCGCGGCGCTGTAGTCCGCTTCCGCCCCAATGCTGTGGGCCGCCGCCCGGTACAGCGCCGCCACCTGCGTCAGCACGGGCGCGCTGGCCCTGGCGTCCTGCACCACCTCGGCCGCGATCCCCGCGTCCTTGGCGAGCAGGCCGAGCTGGAACGTCACCGGAAACTCGCGCGTCAGCACCCGCTGGGGAATCAGCGCCTCGGTGGGGTAGCTGCGCCCGCTGCTCGCGTTGATCACGTCCAGCGCCGCGTGCAGGTCCACCCCCGTCCGCGCCAGCGCCGCCAGCCCCTCGCCCGCCGCCCACATATTCACGGCCATCAGCGTGTTGTTGATCGCCTTTACCGCGAAGCCCGCGCCCACGTCGCCCACATGGACCACCTTCGCGGCGAAGGCGAGGTCGGCGCGCACCCGCTCCAGCACTGCCGTATCCCCGCCGACCATCACGGTCAGTTTTCCGGCGGCCGCGCCCCCCGGTCCCCCGCTCACGGGGGCATCCAGAAAGGCCACCCCGCGCCCCGCCAGCCCCGCCGCCTGTCGCCGCGCCGCTTCCGGCTGCCCGCTGGTGCAGTCCACCCAGACCGCCCCGGCCCGCAGTTGGCCGCCCAGCGCCGTCAGTACCTCATCCACCTCCGCGCTGGTGGGCAGGCAGGAAAAGATCACGTCGGCGGCGGCCACCTCGGGCAGCGCCGCCGCCTCGCTGCCGAACTCGCGGGCGTGGGCGTCCGCTTTCGCCTGCGTGCGGTTCCAGACGAGCGTGCGCCCGCCCGTCTCTTTGGTGTGCCGGGCGAGCTGTGCGGCCATCGGCCAGCCCATCGCGCCCAGGCCCAGGAATGCCAGTGTTCTGCTCATCGTGCCCAGGCTAGGTCCCCTCCGCCCGCCTACCATCAACTCTGAACCGAGTCCAGAAAGAGGCCGAGCTATCCTGCCCCCCGTGTTTCCGGCCCTCCTCAACGTCGTGCTACCGGTCGTGCTGGTCGCGGGAGTCGGTGCGCTGCTGGCCCGCCGCTTCACGCTGAGCCAGGACACGCTGGGCAAGGTCAGCCTGAACGGCCTGACGCCCGCCCTGGCCCTCAGCAGCCTGCTGGGCACCAGCGTGAGCGCGCAGGCGGGGTTGCACCTGGCCGCCGCTTATTTCGTGCTGGCCCTGTCGGGCGTGCTGCTCGCCTTTCTCGCCGCGCACCGTGCCGCCAGCGTGACCCGCCGCGCCGTCATGGCAAGTGTCGCCATCGGCAACAACGGCAACTTCGGATTGCCCATCGCCCTCTTCGCGCTGGGGCAGCCGGGACTGGACCAGGCGGTCGTGATCTTCCTGTGTTCGGTGGTCCTGACCTTCACGCTGGGGCCGCTGCTGTACGGCTCGGCGGGCGGGGCACGGGCCGGGCTGAAGGCCGTCTTGCGCCTCCCGGTCGTGTGGTGCATCGCCGCCGCGCTGCTGGTCCGTCTCCTGCACCTCCCCGTCCCGCTGGGCCTGCGCCGGGGCGTGGACCTGCTGGGGCAGGCCGCGCTGCCGATGGTGCTGCTGTCGCTGGGCATCCAGATCGGTCAGGCGGGCCGCATCGCCCTGACCCGGCCGGTGCTGACCGCCGTGGGGCTGCGGGTCCTCGCCATGCCCGCGCTCGCGCTGGGCCTGGGCCTCCTGCTGGGCCTGCGCGGGTTGAACCTCCAGGGCCTGGTCCTGGCCTCCGCGATGCCCACCGCCGTGAATGCCTTTCTGCTGGCCCGCGAATACCACGCCGACGCGGAGACGGTCGCCAGCGCGGTCGCCCTCAGCACCTTCGCCAGTCTGCTGACGGCGGCGCTGGTGGTGACGGCGCTGCCGGTGATCGGGCGGCTGGGTTGATCGAGAGTAACCTTCCCTCTGGACTCACCACAGTTTGATGGGTTTGGAGAGAGGCACGCCCTCTTCGAGTTCGTTGAGGCGACGTTCCGCAGCACGTGTCCACTCGTCGACACCCACTTCACTCAACAGGCCCAGAGCCTCACGGAGCGATTCCACAGCTTGCGCACGCTGCCCCGACGCTTCCTCAATCTCCGCGCGTTCCACGGTGATGATGGCGCGATCACTGATGTTTTGGGAGGCACGTGCGCTCCGCGCCGCCCGGAGCAGCTCTTTGCGTGCCTCATCGATCCTTCCTTGTAAGCGGTAGGCATACGCGAGGTTCACCTCGATGTCGATGCTCCCGCCGAAGTCCATCGAGTCCGCGAAGTCGCGCGCGTGCAAACTCCAACGAATGGCCTCGGCGAGAAATCCCGGCGCATGGTGGGGCGCATCCGGCACCCCCTCCTCGTGGAGCCGGAAATTCACAGCGGCGAGGTTGTTGTACTGCGCGTGCATGGCCCAGGGCCAGTGCCCTCGCGTGAAGTGCCCCAGCGCCGACTGGTAACGCCGCGCCGCTTCCATCAGCTCTCCGTCCTGCTGCGCGAGATATCCCAGCCCCGCTTCGATGGCCCCCCATTCGCGGTGGTGGCCTTCTCCAAGCAATCGTGCCGCGTGGGCATATGCCGCTCTTGCCGGTTTCGGTTGCACTTTCCGCATGTGAAACCGCGCGATCTGAATCCAGGTCAGGGCTTCGACTTCATCGCTGGGCAGGGTCGCCGCGTCCTGCTGGTACCGCTGCAACTGCTCCTGCAATGCCTTCACCGTGGACCAGCCCTCTTCGTGTGAGGCGGAGACGGTCTTGACCCAGGCGATCATCGCCAGTGCCCGGAGATGCTGGTCAGGCGACGGTTCAGCCAGAAAGGCCGCGCGGGCGTGTTCCTCCGCGTCCCTGTAACGTCCCTGTTCGAAAGCAGTGGCGGCGAGAACCAGCAGCCGCGCCGCATTCAGCGTGTCGGACTGCATGGGCGCCGCCTCGTCAAACACCCAGGCGGCAAAGGTTTCCAGATCGGCGAGGTCGTGCGACAAGGCGCCGATCTCGGCCATGTTCAGGGCCCACCGCTTCGTCTTTTCCCTGGGCGCGAAGGCCACGAGAGGCGCTCTGAGTTCGCCCAGGCGCATCAGCAGCCGCGACGCGGCGTTTTTGATGGCCCCGTCATTCAGGTGGGACCAGCCACGGGCACGGCGGAATTCGCTGACCTCCGCCCCACCCTTCCCCCTCAGCGTGGCCACGGCGACCACCGCCAGCAGGCGTTGCTGCCGCACGTCGAGGTCGAGGGTCTGGCCGTGCAGCGTCAGGAGGCCGCTTCGCGTGTGGAAGTGCAGACCACTCGGCTCGGTCATTTCAATTGATGGTACCTGCCCCACGAGGAGCGTGGGGCGCACTTGAGAATGAGTGAGAAAACCTGGCAGTTGCACCCGTGAGAGCAGCGGCTTAGGCTGGCCTCACGTGGTTGTGAGGTTTTCCTCATTGCGGCCACGTCCCTTTTCCCCGGAAAAGTCGCTCTGTCGGTGCCACGGTAAGGGCCGTGGGTGGGTTTCTATTGCTCTAAACAGGTGGAGGAAAACATGAAGGGGAATAGGTTGAGAACTCTCTGGAGTGGCCTGACTATTACCTTGCTTTCCACCCTCAGTGGATTCGCAGGGGCACAGGGGCAGACCTGGCCAGACGATAAGGGGAACGGAAACTTTACCTTTCTCGGCTGTTACGTAGGACCTGATGGTGTGCAGTGCGACCTCTCCTACACGTTG
The window above is part of the Deinococcus metallilatus genome. Proteins encoded here:
- a CDS encoding glycoside hydrolase family 3 protein, whose product is MVDIPGPVLDADTAAHLRRHGIRAVCLFGKNVQDAGQLRQLCEDLREVMGEEALIALDHEGGAILRPTFWPFAPSAMCLGAADNAALTEDVNAALARQLRSVGVNWNFAPVLDVNVNPANPVIGERAYGADVDRVTRHGTAALLGHTRERVAGCVKHFPGHGDTYLDSHHALPRVSKSRAELDAVEFVPFRACLPLAPGVMTAHIVYDALDPVHPATLSRAVLTDLLRREWGYTGVTVTDSMGMQAIDANYGRGEAAVLALRAGADLVMALGRREAQDATLAAIADALDGELDAREVEASLARLHALAAAFPAEADPALDPQADAPLLAHAWTCGLTTIGQPQPPAPGSRVLLASQRRVARENVSEASVDAATLARELGAVYDVTLHAYDDPADLDWQALRASGLPLILATTTRHRQPALVGARPDLHLALYNPYAAVDVKAPAVLTYGFRPEARAALVAWLRGEVGAPGRLPFLA
- a CDS encoding NAD(P)-dependent oxidoreductase; the protein is MSRTLAFLGLGAMGWPMAAQLARHTKETGGRTLVWNRTQAKADAHAREFGSEAAALPEVAAADVIFSCLPTSAEVDEVLTALGGQLRAGAVWVDCTSGQPEAARRQAAGLAGRGVAFLDAPVSGGPGGAAAGKLTVMVGGDTAVLERVRADLAFAAKVVHVGDVGAGFAVKAINNTLMAVNMWAAGEGLAALARTGVDLHAALDVINASSGRSYPTEALIPQRVLTREFPVTFQLGLLAKDAGIAAEVVQDARASAPVLTQVAALYRAAAHSIGAEADYSAALKLVEQMNGTEIK
- a CDS encoding AEC family transporter, whose translation is MFPALLNVVLPVVLVAGVGALLARRFTLSQDTLGKVSLNGLTPALALSSLLGTSVSAQAGLHLAAAYFVLALSGVLLAFLAAHRAASVTRRAVMASVAIGNNGNFGLPIALFALGQPGLDQAVVIFLCSVVLTFTLGPLLYGSAGGARAGLKAVLRLPVVWCIAAALLVRLLHLPVPLGLRRGVDLLGQAALPMVLLSLGIQIGQAGRIALTRPVLTAVGLRVLAMPALALGLGLLLGLRGLNLQGLVLASAMPTAVNAFLLAREYHADAETVASAVALSTFASLLTAALVVTALPVIGRLG
- a CDS encoding GNAT family N-acetyltransferase; amino-acid sequence: MNIPTLPEIAALWAAAWPGRLPHPRGLAGRLGEPSGWAWRRDDAGRLVAFAVFRPPESYPHGHLRLLLTHPDVRGRGLGRSIVAEVRERLGPVPLAPGEERGHFLPGVPEASVGFFERAGFTRTGRVSVDMVADLRPPLPEARLPAHLRLTDAREADVLPGVQNLTESVFSPRWTHDATAVATRAPHQLLALQDGERVLGFALVGSEDDPAILPSFLFPAALRAAVGTAGPVGGLGPIGLHPDLRGSGLGRAFMLAAMHHLRGQGVQAMGIDWTGIAPFYEKLGFRTWATYVHLRG
- a CDS encoding serine/threonine-protein kinase, producing the protein MPLAGEVVGEGVRLVRPLGRGSHSLVYFAVGPDGQPCAVKIFDPHFAAHAAREYRNGARLDHPRLVRVLAPVRIGDRPALIVTLARGAVLFERYSRRPALTHDRRAFLLTLAHLLDGLGYLHAQGLVHRDVKPENILVEPGGSAKLVDFDLSGPAREVFAGPTRMGTAAFQSPEAARGEALGPESDLYSVGVLLGWGLHGALSGPEVPPPPLADPLDPLLVALTEPDRTRRLKSAVQAREMLLKLAGLPY
- the lepB gene encoding signal peptidase I, which gives rise to MTRLNKPAPGPLGKLWKEVLEPIVFAVVITQFVATLVGVDGVSMMPNLRDHERVFVPKYETWLHKAGVGDFHRGDILIFKPPREAAAQVPNLTKSAFGLWSYRPFLIKRLIGLPGDRIRIEGGEVYVNGQKLDSSWTTDYWREQGCWDTQSDLANGATSSAAGIMPDQPEITVPAGHYFVMGDNRTAGGSEDSRLFGPVLKRDVAGRAVAVIWPVMRKANARYDCSAGRVAEFSGPSVLNWRVLKRPEAFDTLKTQLAK
- a CDS encoding DegV family protein, translating into MTPLFGVATDGGLDAFAGLNNAVPVAPFSLNFGSRTYRMDEITREGLYRELQTHPVHPTSSQPTPQDWAEAERRASGGLLPVLALTISGGLSGSINAAEQARAVVPELPVTVVDTRTLSAAQAFQVHAAATASQRGETLETALDWVRRTAGETELYFTIETLEYLRRGGRIGRVQATLGGLLNLKPVITVDRATGAYTNVGRARSYKGGIEAVATQVTSRYGEGTPLRVGLLYGSVREDADALLAAIQARHPIVWAGATGVNPVLNVHTGPRAVGVAAAPGNWVWER